A segment of the Bdellovibrio bacteriovorus genome:
AACTGAACTCCTACGACCGTCTGGCCGAAGACATCAATCGCCGGGCAGACGAAGCCCTGCGCCTGCAAAGCAGCCAGGCCCAGGTGGCGCGCAGTCAGATCGATGAAAACATTCGCTCTCAGGAAAACTACATCCGTCAGACTCAGGATGAGATCATTTACTGGCAGCAGAACACCAACGATCTGACGGCCCAACAAACCCGCTTGGAGGATCTGAACAACCTGCTGTTGCAGCAGCAGCAACAACTGGAACTGATGCAAAATGAAAAGCTGCTGCTGTCATCCCAGGCTCTGCAAGGCCCGCAAAGCGTGCAACAGGCCCGCGCCCAGGCCTTGTCGGATCTGGATCAGGATCGCAGCAACCTGCAGGAGGAAATCGCCATCCGCCGCTCCCAGATCCAATCCCTGCAGGAAAATATCTATGAGTCCACCGCCAGTGACTATTCCCTGCGCCGCCAGTTGCTTCAAACCCAGCGCGCAGTCGAACAACAACAGCAGCAGATCCGCCGTCTGGAGTCTTCGTTGATTGAAAAAAACGCCGAGCTGAATGCCTTGGAATAGACAACGGGGGCTAAAATAAAAAAAGGAGCCTCTGGGGCTCCTTTTTCATTTTCTGAATCTTTAAAGATTAAAGTTCAGCGTCGCGAACAACATGCAGCTTGGTCGCCACATCGATGCCCGTGGATTGATTTTTGATTGCGACAGCCGGGTTCTGCACCACACGCTGTTGCAGCTTGGTGAAGATAGGCTCGCGGATAGCCAGGTTGTTATCCTGAAGAACACACTGACGAGCCGTACGGGCTTCGATGTTCACGACAACTGGAGCCTTCAAGTTCGCAGTCATCAAAGTAGGATCATCCGGGATAGTCACGATAGAGAAATAACGGGCTTTGTCCTGAGCCGTCAGTTTCAAAGCTTCCATGTCCCCTTTGGTCAGGGTTGCTTTGTACTGAGGAGCGAACAGTTCAGGCTCAAGAACAGGGAAGGCAATCGCAGGAGCTTCGCAGCTCTGCAACCATGCGAAGATTTCATCATTCGGATCGTCAAGAAGAACGAACTTGCGCAAATCAGCGAAGCCCAACAGGCCTTCGGTGAAAGTCAGAACATCTTCTTGTTTCAGCTCAACTTGGCCGAATCGCGATGTTGAAATGATCATTCATCCTCCCAAAAGGTACTCAGGATTCACCCTTATTTTAGACACACCAAGGCGCTATGATGGTGAATACATGTATAAATCTGGACCTAAATCTAGGGAGACTCAATTAAAATCTAGTAGACTTGACTGGGCGCTTCAGGCTGACAGCGGCCATAGGAAAGAAAAAGACGTCCCTGCCGAGGGGGCGGGTCGATGATTTTAGAAACGAAAAAAGGCCCGGCATCTCTGCCCCAGGCCTTTTTGCTCCCAAGTCTTTTAAAACCTATTATGGTTTCAACAACTTAGCGATATTACGTGTTTTATCGGCATCTGTGGTAGCAGACTGCTGATTTTGATCCTGAATCGCAACGTACACTTCTTCACGGTGGATTTTCGTGTCTTTGGGCGCTTCGATACCTAGGCGGACCTGTTTACCTTTAATTTGAACTACTCTGATTTTGATGTGGTCATCGATAGCGATGCTTTCACCCAACTTCCGTGTGAGAACCAGCATGACAACTCCTTTTGCTGCAGTCGTTATCGGTAGTTTTAAGCGGAACTGTAGGTATTATTTTTATCTTAGAAAGTCAAGAAGGCTTGGCTGAATAAGCTTACCCGACGTTTCGAGAGTCGCTTTCAGGGTGCTATCGGTCTTATTGATATCGGAAATAACCTGGAAAGCATCGGCATCTTCCAACTGAGAAGCCGTTACTTTATTGTCCACCACGGCCTTTTGCAGGGAATCGGTGGTGCTATTGACGGCCATAATTCTGGACCCAACCTCGGATCGAGCCAAAACCACCTGGGAAATAGCCTGATCCAGGGTGTCCAAAGCCTCCTGAACCCCCGCTTTATCGTTGGTTTTAAGGGAAATCTCCAGATTCTTAAGCGTCGAGAACAAATTCACGCCCACAGAGCCTGTGACCGGATCTTGCTTGTCCGAGCGGTTTTGACGGCCAGACTCTGACGCAGGACCTCGCGTGGTCAGGAAGTTAGAGTCCACTTCCTCGTTGATCTGTTGACGCTCGATTTCCTTGTTTTGGAAGTCCTTCAGGGACTCAACATCGGTCGGCGTCTCGTACTGGGCACGAACGATCCCGTCCCCGCCCAAACCACGACCCAGGAAGACTTTACTGCCCGGAAGGTTCATCGCCACGAAGGAGTCCTTCTGGGTCTGAATCTTCATGTCAGCATCATTACCGAAATATTCGCCGGACTGATTGAACGGCGTTGTCTGGGTCTTTTGACCCCCGAAAATATATCTTTCACCCAGCTTGCGGTTCCCGATCTGGATGGACTGGTTGTAGATCTGTTCGATCTCGCTGGCCGTGACCATACGGCTTTCTTCATTACCGCTGGCATCATTCGACTGGCTGACCGCCAGTTCTTTTGCACGCACCAGGATTTCAGTCAGCTCACTCAGGGACTGATCTGAAAACTCCAGGAAACTTCGGGCGTTATTGATGTTTTTGATGAACTGGGTGTTGCCGCGTTCTTCGGTTCTTGCCGTCAGAACACGCGCCGAAGCCAAAGGATCATCCGAAGGCTTGTTGATGCGCTTTTGAGTCGCAGCCTGATTCTGCAAATCAGCCATCTCCGACCGGTTCTTGGTCAGATTCTGGTTTACCTGATTGAAAGACATCTTATCCGCGATTCTCACTCATCACATCCGTTTTAGATTCAGTACTGTATCAAACATTTCGTCGGCGGTTTTGATCAAACGCGCAGACGCATCGTAAGTTTTTTGGAACTCAATCATCTTCGTGGTCTCTTCATCAAGGCTGACGCCGCTGATGCTCTCACGAATATTGGTCAACTGGGACATCACGTTCTTTTGTGACTCCTGGGCCTTCACTGCCCGCTGGGTCACCGCACCGATCTGACCCACCTGAGTGCTGTAGTAATCATCCAATGTGGAGGTGCCACCATCCATCACCTGACGGTATTGCAAAGCCGAGATCACGTTGGCCACGGTGTTATCCCCGGCAGCGCCCGGCTGGGCTCCCGTCGCGATTCTTCCCACATCATTAAAGACTGTCTTGTTCAGACCGATAACCGATGCGGCCCCTTTGACCTGATCTGGCATATCAAAGAACAAAACACCATTACGGCCGCTTTTATCAAACCCCTCGATGTGAGCGGTGTTGACCTCTTTGGCCAGAGTGTACGCCATGTTATCCACATGGGACAAAAGATCCTCGATCACGTGATCACGCACATCCAGAGCGCCACCAATGCGGCCCCCGGTGATCTGCCCGGTGATGTTCGCGGAAGTTGATCCGCTGCCTTCAAAGAAGACTTCAACACGGTCACGGGCATCTGTCTGACGGGCTTTCAGTTCAGAGGAACCGATACCGGAAACCAGAATCGCCGTGCGCCCCGCAGTCACCGTCACCATGCCGTCTTTACCCTCGGCCCAGGAAATGTCGATTTTTTCGCCCAGTTTTTTCAGCAAAAGATCACGACGGTCGCGCTCGTCATTGGCAGGGGTTCCCTGCACCTCAACCATCTGAACCTTTTCGTTCAGGGAGGCGATCTCTTTGGACAACTGGTTGACCTCTTCAACGGTCGTTTTGATCTGACCGTCAAGGTCTTCCTGAACCGCCTTCAACTGACCCACCACGCGACCGAAATCTTTGGTCAGCGCCACCGACGATTCACGCACCATCGTGCGGGAAGCCAGACTTTCAGGGTTGTTGGAAAGTTCACGGAAAGAGTTGAAGAAATCAGTCATGTACTGATTCAAACCCTTGTTATTTTGTTCATTGTAAATCTGCTCTACACGGCTCAGAGCATCCGCACGGGAATCCTGGAAGCCCATGCTCATGCCTTCGCGCTGGATTTGTTTTTCAAGCCATGGATTGTTAACACGGGTAACGACCCCTGCCCGGGCACCCATCCCGATCTGAAGATTTCCTTCAGTGATAGGCGTGTTCGTCTGAAGCTCCACTCTCTGACGAGAGAAGCCTTCAGTCGATTTATTGGCGATGTTATGACCGACCGTTTGCAATGCCGTCTGAGAGTTCATCAGAGAGCGTTTGCCCGTATCCATCATTGCCGAGATTTTAGACATCCTATCCTCATCTCCGGTGGGTTCGTTACTGCTGCTTCAGCCTGCGGGGCTCCGCCCCTTCGGCTCTGCCCGGTCGAGCCGGGGGCCTCAGGCTTCTTTACTTACGAAGTTGCCTGCGACTTGTGGGCCTTGTTTTACCTGGCCCTTGCCTCCGTAAGTTTTCTTGCCGGAAAGCGTGTCTTTGATATTGTTCAAAGCGCCGTTCAATGTCGACAGAGCGGACTT
Coding sequences within it:
- the csrA gene encoding carbon storage regulator CsrA, which translates into the protein MLVLTRKLGESIAIDDHIKIRVVQIKGKQVRLGIEAPKDTKIHREEVYVAIQDQNQQSATTDADKTRNIAKLLKP
- the flgK gene encoding flagellar hook-associated protein FlgK, with translation MSKISAMMDTGKRSLMNSQTALQTVGHNIANKSTEGFSRQRVELQTNTPITEGNLQIGMGARAGVVTRVNNPWLEKQIQREGMSMGFQDSRADALSRVEQIYNEQNNKGLNQYMTDFFNSFRELSNNPESLASRTMVRESSVALTKDFGRVVGQLKAVQEDLDGQIKTTVEEVNQLSKEIASLNEKVQMVEVQGTPANDERDRRDLLLKKLGEKIDISWAEGKDGMVTVTAGRTAILVSGIGSSELKARQTDARDRVEVFFEGSGSTSANITGQITGGRIGGALDVRDHVIEDLLSHVDNMAYTLAKEVNTAHIEGFDKSGRNGVLFFDMPDQVKGAASVIGLNKTVFNDVGRIATGAQPGAAGDNTVANVISALQYRQVMDGGTSTLDDYYSTQVGQIGAVTQRAVKAQESQKNVMSQLTNIRESISGVSLDEETTKMIEFQKTYDASARLIKTADEMFDTVLNLKRM
- the flgL gene encoding flagellar hook-associated protein FlgL, whose amino-acid sequence is MRIADKMSFNQVNQNLTKNRSEMADLQNQAATQKRINKPSDDPLASARVLTARTEERGNTQFIKNINNARSFLEFSDQSLSELTEILVRAKELAVSQSNDASGNEESRMVTASEIEQIYNQSIQIGNRKLGERYIFGGQKTQTTPFNQSGEYFGNDADMKIQTQKDSFVAMNLPGSKVFLGRGLGGDGIVRAQYETPTDVESLKDFQNKEIERQQINEEVDSNFLTTRGPASESGRQNRSDKQDPVTGSVGVNLFSTLKNLEISLKTNDKAGVQEALDTLDQAISQVVLARSEVGSRIMAVNSTTDSLQKAVVDNKVTASQLEDADAFQVISDINKTDSTLKATLETSGKLIQPSLLDFLR
- the fliW gene encoding flagellar assembly protein FliW, which encodes MIISTSRFGQVELKQEDVLTFTEGLLGFADLRKFVLLDDPNDEIFAWLQSCEAPAIAFPVLEPELFAPQYKATLTKGDMEALKLTAQDKARYFSIVTIPDDPTLMTANLKAPVVVNIEARTARQCVLQDNNLAIREPIFTKLQQRVVQNPAVAIKNQSTGIDVATKLHVVRDAEL